From the genome of Hymenobacter sp. PAMC 26628, one region includes:
- a CDS encoding DUF885 domain-containing protein, translating to MKLRYLLLPLLGALPACHSADKPARAPASADVRFEGFKTRFIANLWREDPGFASSKGYHKYDSLLVIPDSLQRRRAAAFGEKNLKALAAFPLDSLGPANQIDHHLLANYLRASRWQDDTLRSWQWNPAAYNLGAGIGDLLNGRYYPLDRRLRNISDQLAPAPAYYAAAENNLRRPTQEHTRLAIKQNEGGLAVLGPALTDSVRGSGLSAREKKVFADRLATARLAIQSYLAYLKTDVLGAHQFRSFRIGKALFDRKFAYNIQSRYSATEVYRQALAHKTELLHDMGRRAARLYPKYLPGQPAPADTLQLIRAVVNQLTLKHAPRNGFVAAVKQQIPTLVAFVNAHHLLTQDPSKPLVVRETPLYMRGSGAGASVSAPGPYDKGANTYYNVEPIPSTWTAAQAESYLREYNDYTLQILNIHEAIPGHYTQLVYANRSPSLVKSIFGNGAMVEGWAVYAERMMLEQGYGQNSDEMWLLWDKWNLRVTLNTVLDHAVQVDNMAEKDAVALLEREGFQEQAEAEGKWLRATLSQVQLSSYFAGYTEIYALREELKQQRGKAFDLKKFHEQFLSYGSAPVRYIRELMLRQ from the coding sequence ATGAAACTCCGCTACCTGCTGCTGCCCCTGCTGGGGGCCCTGCCCGCCTGCCACTCCGCCGACAAGCCCGCCCGGGCCCCGGCTTCGGCCGACGTACGCTTTGAGGGGTTCAAAACCCGGTTTATTGCCAATTTATGGCGTGAAGACCCTGGTTTTGCCTCCAGCAAGGGCTACCACAAGTACGACTCGCTGCTGGTCATTCCCGACTCGCTGCAACGGCGGCGGGCGGCGGCGTTCGGCGAAAAGAACCTGAAGGCGCTGGCCGCGTTCCCGCTCGACAGCCTGGGGCCCGCCAACCAGATTGACCACCACCTGCTGGCCAACTACCTGCGCGCCAGCCGCTGGCAGGACGATACGCTGCGCAGCTGGCAGTGGAACCCGGCCGCCTACAACCTCGGCGCGGGCATCGGCGACTTGCTCAACGGCCGCTACTACCCGCTCGACCGCCGCCTGCGCAACATTTCCGACCAGCTGGCCCCGGCCCCGGCCTACTACGCCGCCGCCGAAAACAACCTGCGCCGCCCCACCCAGGAGCACACCCGCCTGGCCATCAAGCAGAACGAGGGCGGCCTCGCAGTACTGGGCCCCGCCCTCACCGACTCGGTGCGCGGCTCGGGCCTGAGCGCGCGGGAGAAAAAGGTGTTTGCCGACCGCCTAGCCACGGCGCGCCTGGCCATCCAGAGCTACCTGGCCTACCTGAAAACCGACGTGCTGGGGGCCCACCAGTTCCGCTCGTTCCGCATCGGCAAGGCCCTGTTCGACCGCAAGTTTGCCTACAATATTCAGTCGCGCTACTCGGCCACGGAGGTGTACCGGCAGGCGCTGGCCCACAAAACCGAGCTGCTGCACGACATGGGCCGCCGCGCCGCTCGCCTCTACCCCAAGTACCTGCCCGGCCAGCCCGCGCCCGCCGATACGCTCCAGCTCATCCGCGCCGTCGTCAACCAGCTCACGCTAAAGCATGCCCCGCGCAACGGCTTCGTGGCCGCCGTGAAGCAGCAGATTCCGACGCTGGTGGCCTTCGTCAACGCGCACCACTTGCTGACCCAGGACCCCAGCAAGCCGCTGGTGGTGCGCGAAACGCCGCTCTACATGCGCGGCAGCGGGGCGGGGGCCAGCGTGAGCGCCCCGGGGCCCTACGACAAGGGCGCCAACACCTATTACAACGTGGAGCCCATTCCGAGCACCTGGACGGCGGCCCAGGCCGAGAGCTACCTGCGCGAGTACAACGACTACACCCTGCAAATCCTCAACATCCACGAGGCCATTCCCGGGCACTACACCCAGCTCGTGTACGCCAACCGCTCGCCCTCGCTGGTGAAGAGCATCTTTGGCAACGGCGCCATGGTGGAGGGCTGGGCCGTGTACGCCGAGCGCATGATGCTGGAGCAGGGCTACGGCCAGAACAGCGACGAAATGTGGCTGCTCTGGGATAAGTGGAACCTGCGCGTGACGCTCAACACCGTCCTCGACCACGCCGTGCAGGTGGACAACATGGCCGAAAAAGACGCCGTGGCGCTGCTCGAGCGCGAGGGCTTCCAGGAGCAGGCCGAGGCCGAGGGCAAGTGGCTGCGCGCCACCCTCAGCCAGGTGCAGCTCAGCAGCTACTTCGCCGGCTACACCGAGATTTACGCCCTGCGGGAAGAGCTCAAGCAGCAGCGCGGCAAGGCGTTCGACCTCAAGAAGTTCCACGAGCAGTTTTTGAGCTACGGCAGCGCGCCGGTGCGCTACATCCGCGAACTTATGCTGCGCCAGTAG
- a CDS encoding type ISP restriction/modification enzyme has product MDTLDNVGFQKTRRNQLGFNFGLGFENAQRIQRQNEREISVIIGNPPYNAKQKNENDNNKNRKYPDVDRRIKDTYLSVNKSQKTAIYDPYVRFIRWATDRLADKGILCFITNSSFIHKDNFRGFRKVVADEFSDIYLVDLGGDVRANPKLSGTKHNVFGIQAGVAIAFFVKQPQRKGQQARIHYASRPPIEVATDKLTFLHETKFKNVDFDRIKPDAKGNWLGQTDNDWKNLIPLVSKVTKATKNMAGEDALFKQFAPGYMSGRDEWVVDFNNAQLTEKAKLFAKVYHEHTSGSKEFDTEIKWSETLKSKLASGDKMIHVEEQKIRTLYRPYVSSFLHNSEILIDRIGAFNMFGIGPAYIGFSGIGSSKPFQTLASVSMMSYDCLEKTQCIPVHYYNKNGDKQPNITAWGLAQFRKHYGAASISGEDIFHYAYAVLYDPHYRAAYAQNLKQDFPRLPFYPDFGAWATAGRQLLALHLNYEKIQLLPGLGTYTPAPPHPRRARGQNPPQSRRRGRHYFLQRGGIAQRYSDRCLALPPRQPLGLGMGARPVQGAHAQGPHHPRPLRHIPLRRPRRGRGRPTGPRLHRQRRNYANRGCASRPVAPAAGGLSE; this is encoded by the coding sequence GTGGACACGCTCGACAACGTGGGCTTCCAGAAAACGCGGCGCAATCAACTCGGTTTCAATTTCGGATTAGGCTTTGAAAACGCCCAGCGCATCCAGCGTCAGAACGAGCGCGAAATCTCGGTCATCATCGGCAACCCGCCCTACAACGCCAAACAAAAGAACGAAAATGACAACAATAAAAACCGAAAATATCCCGACGTAGACAGACGTATAAAAGACACTTATCTCAGCGTCAATAAGTCTCAGAAGACAGCGATATATGACCCATATGTGCGATTTATTCGCTGGGCTACCGACCGATTAGCAGACAAAGGAATTCTTTGCTTTATCACAAACAGCTCCTTTATTCACAAAGACAATTTTAGAGGTTTCCGCAAAGTTGTTGCCGACGAGTTTTCGGACATCTACCTCGTTGATTTGGGTGGCGATGTGCGAGCCAATCCTAAATTGTCAGGTACCAAGCACAATGTGTTTGGCATCCAAGCTGGAGTAGCTATTGCCTTTTTTGTGAAACAGCCCCAGCGCAAGGGGCAACAAGCCCGCATTCATTATGCCAGCCGCCCGCCCATAGAGGTAGCTACTGACAAGCTCACCTTCCTCCACGAAACTAAATTCAAAAACGTCGATTTTGACCGCATTAAGCCCGACGCCAAAGGAAACTGGCTTGGGCAAACCGATAACGATTGGAAGAACCTTATACCTCTTGTTTCTAAAGTAACAAAGGCTACTAAAAACATGGCGGGTGAAGATGCTTTGTTTAAGCAATTTGCTCCAGGCTATATGTCAGGTCGGGATGAGTGGGTTGTTGATTTTAATAACGCACAGCTTACTGAGAAAGCCAAGCTATTTGCAAAGGTTTACCATGAACACACTTCAGGCTCAAAGGAGTTTGACACCGAAATTAAATGGTCAGAAACGCTAAAGTCCAAACTGGCTAGCGGCGACAAAATGATTCACGTAGAGGAGCAGAAAATTCGGACTTTGTACCGTCCTTATGTCAGTAGTTTTCTACACAATTCTGAAATACTGATAGACCGGATTGGTGCCTTCAATATGTTTGGAATTGGGCCAGCATACATTGGGTTTTCTGGTATCGGTTCCTCTAAGCCATTCCAAACGTTGGCTTCGGTTTCAATGATGAGCTACGATTGTTTAGAGAAAACCCAATGTATCCCAGTTCATTACTACAATAAAAACGGCGACAAACAGCCCAACATCACGGCCTGGGGCCTGGCCCAATTCCGCAAGCACTATGGCGCAGCGAGCATCAGTGGGGAGGACATTTTCCACTACGCCTACGCCGTGCTATACGACCCGCACTACCGCGCCGCCTACGCCCAAAACCTGAAGCAGGACTTCCCGCGCCTGCCCTTCTATCCCGATTTTGGGGCCTGGGCCACGGCGGGCCGGCAGCTTCTGGCCCTGCACCTGAATTATGAGAAAATTCAGCTTTTACCCGGTTTAGGAACGTACACCCCCGCACCCCCGCACCCCCGCAGAGCGCGCGGCCAAAACCCGCCTCAAAGCCGACGCCGAGGCCGGCATTATTTTTTACAACGAGGAGGTATTGCTCAGCGGTATTCCGACCGATGCCTGGCGCTACCGCCTCGGCAACCGCTCGGCCTTGGAATGGGTGCTCGACCAGTACAAGGAGCGCACGCCCAAGGACCCCACCATCCGCGCCCACTTCGACACATACCGCTTCGCCGACCACGCCGAGGCCGTGGCCGACCTACTGGCCCGCGTCTGCACCGTCAGCGTCGAAACTATGCAAATCGTGGATGCGCTAGCCGCCCAGTCGCCCCTGCGGCCGGGGGCTTAAGTGAATAG
- a CDS encoding alpha/beta hydrolase gives MLRLLLLGCLLLQTLSAWALKPSPTWWATPDTLGLKYQSMTLTTPDHVRLAAWLVAPVAGAPDQHTTMVLAGNDSGNMASFLFQARALAAAGYQVLLFDYRGFGHSQAFAIDPNRLYYEEFATDLGAALAEARRRAPRQRVGIISFSMGTLIAAKVAAAHRCDFLVTDSYVANPQGLVAYYQRVRPERPVTLPAEAASYNQVAPRVKCPWLLIVGTTDPVTTLADSTATAQAARQGQRRQVFSVPCGHQGAMEEMAKAEPAQDYGNAYVRVVSRFLGGKVLAEKG, from the coding sequence ATGCTTCGCCTGCTACTACTCGGCTGCCTGTTGCTGCAAACCCTATCAGCCTGGGCCCTCAAGCCCTCGCCAACTTGGTGGGCCACGCCCGATACCCTGGGCCTGAAGTACCAAAGTATGACCCTGACCACGCCCGACCACGTGCGGCTGGCTGCGTGGCTGGTGGCGCCCGTGGCCGGGGCCCCCGACCAGCACACCACCATGGTGCTGGCCGGCAACGACTCGGGCAACATGGCGTCCTTCCTCTTCCAGGCGCGGGCGCTGGCGGCGGCGGGCTACCAGGTTTTGCTGTTCGACTACCGCGGGTTTGGCCACAGCCAAGCCTTTGCCATCGACCCAAACCGGCTGTACTACGAGGAATTTGCCACCGACTTGGGCGCCGCACTGGCCGAAGCCCGGCGGCGCGCCCCCCGCCAACGGGTGGGTATTATCAGCTTTTCGATGGGCACTTTGATTGCAGCTAAAGTAGCGGCGGCCCACCGCTGCGACTTCCTTGTCACCGACAGCTATGTGGCCAATCCGCAGGGCTTGGTGGCCTATTATCAGCGCGTGCGGCCCGAGCGGCCCGTGACACTCCCCGCCGAGGCCGCTTCATACAACCAAGTGGCCCCGCGGGTGAAGTGCCCGTGGCTGCTCATCGTGGGCACCACCGACCCTGTAACCACGTTGGCCGACTCAACTGCCACGGCGCAAGCGGCCCGCCAGGGCCAGCGGCGGCAGGTGTTTTCAGTGCCCTGTGGCCACCAAGGCGCCATGGAAGAAATGGCAAAAGCTGAGCCTGCTCAAGACTACGGCAATGCCTACGTGCGGGTGGTGAGCCGCTTTTTAGGCGGCAAAGTGCTGGCTGAGAAAGGATAA
- a CDS encoding DNA/RNA non-specific endonuclease translates to MRPSLLLGALALLACSSNPDRRSPSDLRQTPAVAFPETFEAGTKGAYTEADEALATGPWHFQDGLIGSTAQDHKDGQHAARLRGLGRLTMQFDAAAGVRQITVSAAAYGTDGPSTWELWLSRDGGGHWQRAGAPVTTQGPRLVPHTFAGAASEPLRLEIRKTSGPKTRLNFDDVVLTTATGPAVAVAVGGTGTALPAPGAPTRPTPAPTAQGPTGAPGPATNPGDNLLLGNPSGATSDPANATNYLLVRPQFTSGYNATRGIPTWTSWHVGRGDLGQSPRQNDFRPDPALPRQFFQVTPQSYSGSGFDKGHNCPSGDRTATLDDNSATFLMSNMVPQAPQNNQQTWAHLEEYTRAQVQRGLEAYVLMGSYGRGGTGKNGFATALDQGRVTVPARIWKVVVILPEGTDDLRRIAAGQARILAVDTPNDNSIAPDWKQYLTSVDKVEAASGLDLLSALPPAAQAQLQKVVDSGRAN, encoded by the coding sequence ATGCGTCCTTCCCTCCTGCTCGGGGCCCTGGCCCTGCTGGCCTGCTCCTCCAACCCTGACCGCCGCTCCCCTTCCGACCTGCGCCAAACGCCGGCCGTCGCCTTCCCCGAAACCTTCGAGGCCGGCACCAAGGGCGCCTACACCGAGGCCGACGAGGCGCTGGCTACGGGGCCCTGGCACTTCCAGGACGGCCTCATCGGCAGCACCGCGCAAGACCACAAGGACGGCCAGCACGCGGCGCGCCTGCGCGGGCTGGGCCGCCTCACCATGCAGTTCGACGCGGCGGCCGGCGTGCGCCAAATCACCGTCAGCGCCGCCGCCTACGGCACCGACGGACCCAGCACCTGGGAGCTGTGGCTGAGCCGCGACGGCGGCGGCCACTGGCAGCGGGCCGGGGCCCCGGTCACCACCCAGGGGCCCCGGCTGGTGCCCCACACCTTCGCCGGGGCCGCCAGCGAGCCGTTGCGCCTGGAAATTCGCAAAACCAGCGGGCCCAAAACCCGCCTCAACTTCGACGACGTGGTGCTGACCACCGCCACCGGGCCCGCCGTGGCCGTGGCCGTGGGCGGCACGGGCACCGCCCTGCCCGCGCCCGGGGCCCCCACCCGCCCCACGCCAGCGCCCACCGCCCAGGGCCCCACCGGGGCCCCCGGCCCGGCCACCAACCCCGGCGACAACCTGCTGCTGGGCAACCCCAGCGGCGCCACCTCCGACCCGGCCAACGCCACCAACTACCTGCTGGTGCGCCCGCAGTTCACGAGCGGCTACAACGCCACGCGCGGCATTCCGACCTGGACGAGCTGGCACGTCGGCCGGGGCGATTTGGGCCAGTCGCCGCGCCAGAACGACTTCCGCCCCGACCCCGCCCTGCCCCGGCAGTTCTTCCAGGTAACGCCCCAGAGCTATTCGGGCTCGGGCTTCGACAAGGGCCACAACTGCCCCAGCGGCGACCGCACGGCTACCCTCGACGACAATTCGGCCACTTTCCTGATGAGCAACATGGTGCCCCAGGCCCCCCAGAACAACCAGCAAACCTGGGCCCACCTCGAAGAATACACCCGCGCCCAAGTGCAGCGCGGCCTCGAAGCCTACGTGCTGATGGGCAGCTACGGCCGCGGCGGCACCGGCAAAAACGGCTTCGCCACCGCCCTCGACCAGGGCCGCGTGACGGTGCCCGCCCGCATCTGGAAAGTAGTGGTGATTCTGCCCGAAGGCACCGACGACCTCCGCCGCATCGCCGCCGGCCAGGCCCGCATCCTCGCCGTCGACACGCCCAACGACAACAGCATCGCCCCCGACTGGAAGCAGTACCTCACCTCCGTCGATAAAGTTGAGGCCGCCTCGGGCCTCGATTTACTCAGCGCCCTGCCCCCCGCCGCCCAGGCCCAACTGCAAAAAGTGGTGGACAGCGGCCGGGCCAATTAA
- a CDS encoding N-6 DNA methylase, whose amino-acid sequence MSRQAVQRYQNEIAQLIQYGGSSKETAIRGAFQNLLNDYCCQKDFLLIPELDYRAPKGNTVYPDGTVKDALRLSWGYWESKDSQDDLDEEIQKKFAKGYPQDNILFEDSITLVLIQAGSEAGRVALDDDAATDRLLTQFLHYERPEVRTFRRAIEQFRHDLPGVVKSLREAIEKAEGDNPTFKARLADFVGLGQASINPDFGAPEAREMMIQHILTEDIFNKVFDETQFHRENNIAHELEQVINTFFTGPTRRDTLERIRPFFDVINAQASGIASHKEKQKFLKVVYENFYRAYNPKGADRLGIVYTPNEVVRFMIESTDYLTYEHFSKTLGDKGVEILDPATGTGTFITELLEYLPKKNLPTSTSTSCTPTRWPSCPTTSPTSTSSTLTSRKWGPTPSSTTSASWTRSTTWASRKRGAINSVSISD is encoded by the coding sequence ATGTCCCGCCAAGCCGTTCAACGCTACCAGAACGAAATCGCTCAGCTTATCCAATACGGCGGCAGCTCGAAGGAAACGGCCATCCGCGGCGCGTTTCAGAACCTGCTCAACGACTACTGCTGCCAGAAGGACTTCCTGCTGATACCGGAGCTGGACTACCGGGCCCCCAAGGGCAACACCGTGTACCCCGACGGCACCGTGAAGGACGCCCTGCGCCTAAGTTGGGGCTACTGGGAAAGCAAGGACAGCCAGGACGACCTGGACGAGGAAATCCAGAAGAAGTTTGCCAAGGGCTACCCGCAGGATAACATTCTGTTCGAGGATTCCATCACGCTGGTGCTCATCCAGGCGGGTAGCGAGGCCGGGCGTGTGGCCCTGGACGACGACGCGGCCACCGACCGTCTGCTCACGCAGTTTCTTCACTACGAACGGCCCGAGGTGCGCACGTTTCGGCGGGCCATCGAGCAGTTTCGGCACGACCTGCCGGGGGTGGTCAAAAGCCTGCGCGAAGCCATTGAGAAGGCCGAAGGCGACAACCCCACGTTCAAGGCGCGGCTGGCTGATTTTGTGGGGCTGGGCCAGGCCAGCATCAACCCCGACTTTGGGGCCCCCGAGGCGCGGGAGATGATGATTCAGCACATCCTCACGGAGGACATCTTCAATAAGGTATTCGACGAGACACAGTTCCACCGCGAAAACAACATCGCCCACGAGCTGGAGCAGGTCATCAACACCTTCTTTACGGGGCCCACCCGGCGCGACACGCTGGAGCGCATCCGGCCGTTTTTCGACGTCATCAACGCCCAAGCCTCGGGCATTGCCAGCCACAAAGAGAAGCAGAAGTTTCTGAAGGTGGTGTACGAGAACTTCTACCGCGCCTACAACCCCAAGGGCGCCGACCGCCTGGGCATCGTGTACACGCCCAACGAGGTGGTGCGCTTCATGATTGAGAGCACCGACTACCTGACCTACGAGCATTTCAGCAAGACGCTTGGCGACAAAGGCGTGGAAATCCTCGACCCGGCCACCGGCACGGGCACATTCATCACGGAGCTGCTGGAGTACCTACCCAAGAAGAACCTGCCCACAAGTACCAGCACGAGCTGTACGCCAACGAGGTGGCCATCCTGCCCTACTACATCGCCAACCTCAACATCGAGTACACTTACAAGCAGAAAATGGGGGCCTACGCCGAGTTCCACAACATCTGCTTCGTGGACACGCTCGACAACGTGGGCTTCCAGAAAACGCGGCGCAATCAACTCGGTTTCAATTTCGGATTAG
- a CDS encoding nuclease A inhibitor family protein, whose product MPSIFSRIVSGELPAYKVAEDGQHLAFLDITPLVEGHTLVIPKQEIDYIFDLTPDALAALHMFAQRVAKGVAAAVPCKRIGVAVIGLEVPHAHIHLIPMNKVADMNFANPKISVAAARMAELAAAIAAKVAGGSGLAEAEAARAPAAPADDPTVQQLQKMCTGLRFVSESDAPLEPVSYAAPAGTLAPAALLKVLGEPAGTELINKELTDFLSQHTADNGVLHDPAQANRYKALQFFLKQELDGTQVYLVGEEPQIRAYALGRDANGRLAGFKTVLTQT is encoded by the coding sequence ATGCCTTCCATTTTCTCCCGCATCGTTTCGGGCGAGCTGCCCGCCTACAAAGTGGCCGAGGACGGCCAGCACCTGGCATTCCTCGACATCACGCCCCTGGTAGAAGGCCACACGCTGGTAATTCCCAAGCAGGAAATCGACTATATTTTTGACCTGACGCCCGACGCGTTGGCGGCCTTGCACATGTTTGCGCAGCGCGTGGCCAAGGGCGTGGCGGCGGCCGTGCCGTGCAAGCGCATCGGCGTGGCCGTCATTGGGTTGGAGGTGCCCCACGCGCACATTCACCTGATTCCGATGAACAAGGTGGCGGACATGAACTTCGCCAATCCTAAAATTTCGGTGGCCGCTGCCCGCATGGCCGAGCTGGCCGCCGCCATTGCCGCGAAAGTAGCCGGCGGCAGCGGCCTGGCCGAAGCCGAAGCGGCCCGGGCCCCCGCGGCCCCTGCCGACGACCCCACGGTGCAGCAGTTGCAAAAAATGTGCACCGGCCTGCGCTTCGTATCCGAGTCGGATGCGCCGCTGGAGCCCGTGAGCTACGCTGCCCCGGCCGGGACCTTAGCCCCCGCCGCGCTGCTGAAAGTGCTGGGCGAGCCGGCCGGTACTGAGTTGATTAACAAGGAATTGACTGATTTTCTGAGCCAGCATACCGCCGACAACGGCGTGCTGCACGACCCGGCCCAGGCCAACCGCTACAAGGCGTTGCAGTTTTTCCTGAAGCAAGAGCTGGACGGCACGCAGGTGTACTTGGTGGGGGAGGAGCCTCAAATTCGCGCTTATGCGTTGGGCCGCGACGCCAACGGCCGCCTGGCCGGCTTCAAGACGGTGCTCACGCAAACCTAG
- the greA gene encoding transcription elongation factor GreA produces MATINYYSPEGLQKLKDELQDLKVKGRAKAAEDLREARDKGDLSENAEYDAAKDAQGLLELKISKLEEVVGNARELDETNMDLSKVLIMSKVKLKNTKNNAVLNYTLVAEEEANLATGKISVKSPIGKGLLGKSVGDVAEITVPAGKLQFEVLEISR; encoded by the coding sequence ATGGCCACCATCAATTATTATTCCCCCGAAGGCCTGCAAAAACTGAAAGACGAACTGCAGGACCTGAAAGTGAAGGGCCGCGCCAAGGCCGCCGAAGACCTGCGCGAGGCCCGCGACAAAGGCGACCTGAGCGAGAACGCCGAGTACGACGCCGCCAAGGACGCCCAGGGCCTGCTGGAACTGAAAATATCGAAGCTGGAGGAAGTCGTGGGCAACGCCCGCGAGCTGGACGAAACCAACATGGACCTCAGCAAAGTGCTCATCATGAGCAAGGTGAAACTGAAAAATACTAAGAACAACGCCGTGCTGAACTACACCCTCGTGGCGGAGGAAGAGGCCAACCTGGCCACCGGCAAAATCTCCGTAAAATCGCCCATCGGCAAGGGCCTGCTGGGCAAATCGGTGGGCGACGTGGCCGAAATCACGGTGCCGGCCGGCAAGCTACAATTCGAGGTGCTGGAAATCAGCCGGTAG
- a CDS encoding M28 family peptidase, whose product MRTLCKIILAGALATPAVAQTPAVPAPVAASLQKISAADFKAHVQYLADDRLRGRLPGTPGYQMAVDYTTAQFQKMGVRPAGENGGFTQKVRLRRAFVEPGATLSIQAAGGPTAPLAYGTDFTFYPNPGAPQVKADAALVFAGYGISAPELGYDDYAGLDATGKIVVLTRQPLRQFGDNEQQYFGDVRTLLETAARHGAVGVLLAAGKAGAPLPNAPKGVVSVLGPTGQVAVSRSYAPGSVQLVGSLSAAALQKLFAGAAADTTQALAALRAGKPASQALPGRLSAAYRSRYQDVDSYNVVGKIEGSDARLKNEYVVHSAHLDHLGVGPAVNGDSIYNGAHDNATGVASVLEIARAYSRLKPAPKRSVLFVLVTGEEMGLLGSSYFAKFPTVPKAALVADVNTDMPTIIAPLLSVVPLGALHSSLLQPVDAAAAYLGLTVEADPEPAQHRFIRSDQYSFVVQGVPALHLKYGNKTADGKNNLSEQVQKWRAVTYHKPQDNFDGGTFDWEAGRKYAQLNFLVGYQVAQAAARPTWNQGDFFGARFGK is encoded by the coding sequence GTGCGAACCCTCTGCAAGATTATTTTAGCCGGGGCCCTGGCCACGCCCGCGGTGGCCCAAACCCCGGCCGTGCCCGCGCCGGTGGCAGCGTCTTTACAGAAAATCAGCGCCGCCGATTTCAAAGCGCACGTGCAGTACCTGGCCGACGACCGCCTGCGTGGCCGCCTGCCCGGCACGCCCGGCTACCAAATGGCTGTGGACTACACGACGGCGCAGTTCCAGAAAATGGGCGTGCGGCCGGCTGGCGAGAACGGGGGCTTCACCCAAAAAGTGCGGCTGCGGCGCGCCTTCGTCGAGCCGGGCGCAACGCTGAGTATCCAGGCCGCCGGGGGCCCTACAGCTCCGCTCGCCTACGGCACCGATTTCACGTTTTACCCCAACCCGGGCGCTCCGCAGGTGAAAGCGGACGCGGCGCTGGTATTCGCCGGCTACGGCATTTCGGCGCCGGAATTGGGCTACGACGACTACGCGGGCCTCGACGCCACAGGCAAAATCGTGGTGCTGACGCGCCAGCCCCTACGGCAGTTTGGCGACAACGAGCAGCAATATTTTGGCGACGTGCGCACCCTGCTCGAAACCGCCGCCCGCCACGGCGCCGTGGGCGTGCTGCTGGCCGCCGGCAAGGCCGGGGCCCCGCTGCCCAACGCCCCAAAGGGCGTGGTGAGCGTGCTGGGCCCCACGGGCCAGGTGGCGGTGTCGCGCAGCTACGCGCCGGGCTCGGTGCAGCTGGTGGGCTCCCTCAGCGCGGCGGCGCTGCAAAAGCTTTTTGCCGGCGCGGCGGCCGACACCACCCAGGCGCTGGCGGCGCTGCGCGCCGGCAAGCCCGCCTCGCAGGCGCTGCCGGGCCGCCTGAGCGCCGCCTACCGCAGCCGCTACCAAGACGTGGACAGCTACAACGTGGTGGGCAAAATTGAAGGCTCGGACGCCCGGCTGAAAAACGAGTACGTGGTGCACAGTGCCCACCTCGACCACCTGGGCGTGGGCCCCGCCGTCAACGGGGACTCGATTTATAACGGCGCCCACGACAACGCCACCGGCGTGGCCTCGGTGCTGGAGATTGCGCGGGCCTACAGCCGGCTCAAGCCCGCGCCCAAGCGCTCGGTTCTGTTCGTGCTGGTGACGGGTGAAGAAATGGGGCTGCTGGGCTCGTCTTATTTTGCCAAATTCCCAACGGTGCCCAAGGCCGCGCTGGTGGCCGACGTGAACACGGACATGCCCACCATCATCGCGCCGCTGCTCTCGGTGGTGCCGCTGGGGGCCCTGCATTCGTCGCTGCTGCAGCCTGTGGATGCGGCCGCCGCCTACCTGGGGCTGACGGTCGAAGCCGACCCCGAGCCGGCGCAGCACCGTTTCATCCGCAGCGACCAGTACAGCTTTGTGGTACAAGGCGTTCCGGCCCTGCACCTCAAGTACGGCAATAAGACGGCCGACGGTAAAAACAACCTCAGCGAGCAGGTGCAGAAATGGCGCGCCGTCACGTACCACAAGCCCCAGGACAACTTCGATGGAGGTACTTTCGACTGGGAAGCGGGCCGTAAATACGCGCAGCTCAACTTCCTCGTCGGCTACCAGGTGGCCCAGGCCGCCGCCCGCCCCACCTGGAACCAGGGCGACTTTTTCGGGGCCCGGTTTGGGAAATAG